A genomic segment from Ignavibacteriales bacterium encodes:
- a CDS encoding T9SS type A sorting domain-containing protein — protein sequence MNLDLKIESSYTWVFTEWVNNHKYLYNYSPITSIETDRIQSIGYLLQQNYPNPFNPSTKISWQSPVDSWQTLKVYDILGNEVATLVNEYRNAGSYEVDFQSSVGSHQLANGVYFYQLRVGDFVETKKMILLK from the coding sequence ATGAATTTGGATTTAAAAATTGAAAGTAGTTATACTTGGGTTTTTACTGAGTGGGTTAACAATCACAAGTATTTATACAATTATTCTCCTATTACCAGTATAGAAACAGATAGGATTCAATCTATCGGTTATCTATTACAACAAAACTACCCAAACCCATTTAATCCAAGCACAAAAATAAGTTGGCAGTCTCCAGTCGACAGTTGGCAAACTTTAAAGGTTTACGATATTCTAGGAAACGAGGTTGCTACTTTGGTGAATGAGTATAGAAATGCTGGAAGTTACGAAGTAGATTTTCAGTCTTCAGTCGGCAGTCATCAGTTGGCAAATGGAGTTTATTTTTACCAGCTAAGAGTTGGTGATTTTGTTGAAACGAAGAAGATGATACTTCTAAAGTAA